The DNA sequence TCGCCGCCCGGGCCCGCCGCCACGTCGACGCCGGCCGTCCCCGGTTCGAGGCCTCCCGGCGCCAGCGCGACGAGTTGGCCCGCCGCTTCTTCGCCGCCGTCGAGCAGGGCGACACCGAGGGCCTGGTCGGCCTGCTGGCCGGCGACGCCGTCCTCTACGGCGACGGCGGCGGCAAGGCCCCCGCCCTGACCGCACCCCTCCTGGGCGCCGAGCGGGTCGCGCGCATCCTCCTCGGCCTGGCCCGCCGGGGCGCCGCCGTCGGCGTCGGCATGCGGCCGGCCGAGATCAACGGCCACCCAGGTGTGCTCACGTCCGGGCCCGACGGTCGCCTGCTGGGCGTCCTCGCCGTCGACATCTCCGGCGGCCGGGTCCGGACCGTCTACTCGATCGTCAACCCCGACAAGCTGCGCCATCTCGGCCCGGTCGGCGACCTGACCGCCCTGCTCGGCAACGGCTGAGCTCAGGGCCCGCGGAGCGCCCGGTAGAGCGGCAGGGGCCTGGCGACGTTCTTCAGCTCGACCGGCCCCAGGGGCTCGAACCGCAGGCCGGCGCCGGCGCGGGCCGCGGTCTCCTCGCTGACCACGACCTGGCCGGCCTCGGCGTACGAGGAGATCCTGGCGGCCAGGTTGACCGTCATCCCGTACACGTCGCCGTCCTGGGCGACCACCGCGCCGGTGTGGATGCCGACGTGGGCCGGCGGCAGCCCGGCCGCCGGGGCCCGCTCCACCATGTCCAGCCCGGCGGTGACGGCCGCCCCGGGCTCCCGGAAGTGGAACATCCCGCCGTCCCCAAGCCAGCGCACGGGCCGGCCTCCCCGGCCGCGCGAGATGTCGTTGACCAGCGCGGCCAGGGCCCCGGCGACCCGGGCGGCCACCTCGTCGCCGCGCTGCTCGGTCAGCCGCATGAACCCGGTCAGGTCGACGAAGCAGATCGCGGGTGGCCGCGGGACCCGTTCGCGCAGCCCCGATCCCTCGAGGGCCTCCTCGACATGGTTGATGGCGTGCTCGGTCCAGACATGCTCGCGGTGGCGCCGGTAGAGCTGGAAGATGGCCCGCTCCAGCGACCCGACGACGCGGCCGCCGAGCCGCGTGCCGAACTCGATCAGCTGCCGTTCGTCCAGGCCGGTGGCCCGGAGCCGCCGCTCGACGTTGGCCTCGTAGTAGTCGGCCTCGGCCTTGGCCATCCGGCGGACACTGTCGGCGTAGACGGCCAGCAGCCGGAGGGTGGCGTCGTCGTCGACCCCGGCGCCCCGGAACAGCTCGGCCAGCTCCAGCATGGTCACGTCGTCCTCGCCGGCCCGGTCGCCGGCCTCCGGGGGCGCGAAGCCGGTCGCCTGGTGGATCCCCTGCACGAGGGCCAGGGGCACCTGGCGGTCGGCGGCCAGCTGCGCATACGACCGGTCCAGCCGCTCCGGCGTCTCCATCACGGGCGCGTCAAGGAACGCGAGCGACAGGGCGCCCCGCTCGACCAGGGCGACGATCGTCTCGATCGACATCCCCGCCGCCTCCCACGAGTGCAGCAGCCGGGCCCGGCGGACCTCCCGGGGGCCCAGGCCCTGCTCCTCTCCGGGGAGGGCGCCGGCCGCGATCAGCCGCCGGACGAAGGCCTCCGGGACGCCGGCCCGCTCGGCGACCTCCCTGACGCGGTACGACATCCCGGCCTCCCTTCTCCCGCCCGGGATTGTTCCCCATCAGTGGCGGGAGCGTCGGCCGGGGCCACTAC is a window from the Actinomycetota bacterium genome containing:
- a CDS encoding adenylate/guanylate cyclase domain-containing protein, whose product is MSYRVREVAERAGVPEAFVRRLIAAGALPGEEQGLGPREVRRARLLHSWEAAGMSIETIVALVERGALSLAFLDAPVMETPERLDRSYAQLAADRQVPLALVQGIHQATGFAPPEAGDRAGEDDVTMLELAELFRGAGVDDDATLRLLAVYADSVRRMAKAEADYYEANVERRLRATGLDERQLIEFGTRLGGRVVGSLERAIFQLYRRHREHVWTEHAINHVEEALEGSGLRERVPRPPAICFVDLTGFMRLTEQRGDEVAARVAGALAALVNDISRGRGGRPVRWLGDGGMFHFREPGAAVTAGLDMVERAPAAGLPPAHVGIHTGAVVAQDGDVYGMTVNLAARISSYAEAGQVVVSEETAARAGAGLRFEPLGPVELKNVARPLPLYRALRGP